Proteins encoded within one genomic window of Halorussus salilacus:
- a CDS encoding DUF7091 family protein, with protein sequence MDDRLESFLRAKLRSAGRQYADARRAYRNARQSALADLPQDEEGRARIVCRRYAERRAVALDARARPSCFDPDHPDCRGCAEDVRDGRVETW encoded by the coding sequence ATGGACGACCGCCTCGAAAGCTTCCTCCGCGCGAAACTCCGGTCGGCCGGGCGGCAGTACGCCGACGCGAGGCGGGCCTACCGGAACGCCCGCCAGTCGGCGCTCGCCGACCTCCCGCAGGACGAGGAGGGCCGAGCGAGAATCGTCTGTCGGCGCTACGCCGAGCGCCGGGCCGTCGCGCTCGACGCGCGGGCCCGACCCAGTTGCTTCGACCCCGACCATCCGGACTGCCGGGGATGCGCCGAGGACGTACGCGACGGCCGGGTCGAGACGTGGTGA
- a CDS encoding antitoxin VapB family protein, which yields MGTADKHVRVSEENYERLKARRREDETFDDVVERLLADDRDLLAGFGAWEETDQRGVVEELHEQGKRESADRVEEIARHRSDE from the coding sequence ATGGGAACCGCCGACAAGCACGTCCGGGTCAGCGAGGAGAACTACGAGCGGCTGAAGGCCCGCCGACGCGAGGACGAGACGTTCGACGACGTGGTCGAGCGACTCCTCGCCGACGACCGCGACCTACTGGCGGGATTCGGCGCGTGGGAAGAGACCGACCAGCGCGGCGTGGTCGAAGAGTTACACGAGCAGGGGAAGCGCGAGAGCGCAGACCGGGTCGAGGAGATCGCCCGACATCGGAGCGACGAATGA
- a CDS encoding alpha-amylase family glycosyl hydrolase, giving the protein MNLERRTLLKGLGLASIGWAGSNAAGAAQLGDLTYATQEPSGVGSAVDYTDDVIYQIITDRFENGNTGNDPDGDLASDDCSDLRKYCGGDWQGIIDRIEDGYLTEMGITALWISPPFENVTSADPDIGTSYHGYWARDFEDANESFGDMDTFEELVSVAHDNGIKVVMDFVPNHTSPSTEDGDMEDGVLYDDGERVASYSDDPDDYFHHNGGTDYSSYEGQIYRNLYNLADFDQQNSFIDRYLKDAIEAWLDRGIDGIRVDAVAHMAPKWQKTLMDTIYDHEPVFTFGEWFLGTGESSQRYYDFSNDSGMSLLDFRFGQSLRQVLREFDDDWEDFWDVLQETASEHDQVVDQVPFIDNHDMERFTVEDGEVNTDLALAVLLTSRGTPTVYYGTEQYLTGGNDPENRKPMPSFDRTTTAYEIIKTLAPLRRSNPALAYGGTRQRWVNSDVFFYEREFGDNVVLVGINRSEDTYDVSGLSTALPEGTYEDHLDGLLDGFETTVGSDGSIDTFSFGPKTVCVWEHTGDTTEPTLGHVGPTMGRPGHTVTLSGEGFGSSTGSVGFGSTDASVVSWSDTQIEAEVPSVAGGFYDITVTDADGVESDAFADFEVLSGEQVSVRFVAEDAETETGENVYVVGNVHELGDWDTDRAVGPFFNRVVHEYPDWYFDVNVPAGTDIEFKFVKIADDGSVTWESGSNRTYTTPADSTGEYVGEWRT; this is encoded by the coding sequence ATGAACCTCGAACGACGAACGCTACTCAAGGGACTCGGACTCGCGTCGATAGGCTGGGCCGGAAGCAACGCCGCCGGAGCGGCGCAACTGGGCGACCTGACCTACGCGACTCAGGAACCGTCTGGCGTCGGGAGTGCGGTCGATTACACCGACGACGTGATTTACCAGATCATCACCGACCGGTTCGAGAACGGTAACACCGGAAACGACCCCGACGGGGACCTCGCGAGCGACGACTGCTCGGACCTTCGGAAGTACTGTGGCGGCGACTGGCAGGGCATCATCGACCGAATCGAGGACGGATACCTGACCGAGATGGGAATCACGGCGCTGTGGATATCGCCGCCGTTCGAGAACGTGACCTCGGCCGACCCCGACATCGGGACGTCGTACCACGGCTACTGGGCGCGGGACTTCGAGGACGCCAACGAGTCCTTCGGCGACATGGACACCTTCGAGGAACTGGTGAGCGTGGCCCACGACAACGGCATCAAAGTGGTCATGGACTTCGTCCCGAACCACACCTCCCCCTCGACCGAGGACGGCGACATGGAGGACGGCGTCCTCTACGACGACGGCGAGCGCGTCGCGTCGTACAGCGACGACCCCGACGATTACTTCCACCACAACGGCGGGACCGACTACTCCAGCTACGAGGGTCAGATATACCGGAACCTCTACAATCTGGCCGACTTCGACCAGCAGAACTCGTTCATCGACCGATACCTCAAGGACGCCATCGAGGCGTGGCTCGACAGGGGCATCGACGGCATCCGGGTCGACGCCGTGGCTCACATGGCTCCGAAGTGGCAGAAGACCCTCATGGACACCATCTACGACCACGAACCGGTGTTCACCTTCGGCGAGTGGTTCCTCGGCACCGGCGAGTCGAGCCAGCGCTACTACGACTTCTCGAACGACAGCGGGATGAGCCTGCTCGACTTCCGATTCGGGCAGTCGCTCCGGCAGGTCCTCCGGGAGTTCGACGACGACTGGGAGGACTTCTGGGACGTGCTTCAGGAGACCGCGAGCGAACACGATCAGGTGGTCGATCAGGTCCCGTTCATCGACAACCACGACATGGAGCGGTTCACCGTGGAGGACGGGGAGGTCAACACCGACCTCGCGCTCGCGGTCCTGCTGACCTCGCGCGGAACGCCGACCGTCTACTACGGCACCGAGCAGTACCTGACCGGGGGCAACGACCCCGAGAACCGCAAGCCGATGCCGTCGTTCGACCGGACGACGACCGCCTACGAGATAATCAAGACGCTCGCGCCCCTCCGGCGGTCGAACCCCGCGCTCGCGTACGGAGGGACCCGACAGCGGTGGGTCAACAGCGACGTGTTCTTCTACGAGCGCGAGTTCGGCGACAACGTCGTGTTGGTCGGCATCAACCGCAGCGAGGATACCTACGACGTGTCCGGCCTGTCGACCGCGCTCCCCGAGGGGACCTACGAGGACCACCTCGACGGACTCCTCGACGGCTTCGAGACCACCGTCGGGAGCGACGGTTCAATCGACACCTTCTCGTTCGGGCCCAAGACCGTCTGCGTGTGGGAACACACCGGCGACACCACCGAACCGACGCTCGGCCACGTCGGGCCGACGATGGGCCGACCCGGCCACACCGTGACCCTCAGCGGCGAGGGCTTCGGGAGTTCGACCGGGTCGGTCGGGTTCGGGTCGACCGACGCGTCGGTCGTCTCGTGGAGCGACACGCAAATCGAGGCGGAGGTCCCCTCGGTCGCCGGTGGGTTCTACGACATCACCGTCACCGACGCCGACGGTGTCGAGAGCGACGCGTTCGCGGATTTCGAGGTGCTGAGCGGCGAACAGGTCTCGGTCCGGTTCGTCGCCGAGGACGCCGAAACCGAGACCGGCGAGAACGTCTACGTGGTCGGAAACGTCCACGAACTCGGGGACTGGGACACCGACCGCGCGGTCGGTCCGTTCTTCAATCGGGTCGTCCACGAGTACCCCGACTGGTACTTCGACGTCAACGTCCCCGCCGGAACCGACATCGAGTTCAAGTTCGTCAAGATAGCCGACGACGGCAGCGTGACGTGGGAGTCCGGGTCGAACCGCACGTACACGACGCCAGCCGACTCGACCGGCGAGTACGTCGGCGAGTGGCGGACGTAG
- a CDS encoding mannose-1-phosphate guanylyltransferase has product MSPDGPLDRPLVAVVMAGGTGTRLYPASRADRPKQFLSLGGEGSLLARTVERVGFADEVYVSTAVEHAERVREAVPRAGVLVEPEASDTGPALVYATHRVREQVGDCVVLCVPSDHVVSGAFETTARTAARAAVETEGLVTFGVEPTRHATGYGYIEPAAGGVDAPGGGNGGDGYAEDGNTGDGYAEVAQFREKPDAETAREFVGRGFYWNAGLFAWTPDALLREARESPLAPLVAALAAGDPERGFAEVEPVSIDYAVMERTDDAYVVPADFEWDDLGSWDAIERVVETDDAENAVLGDAVTVDVADSVVASDGDTHVSAVGVEGLVVAAYDDRVLVVPKDEAQRVREVVAALREQGLF; this is encoded by the coding sequence ATGTCGCCCGACGGACCCCTCGACCGCCCGCTCGTCGCGGTCGTGATGGCGGGCGGAACCGGCACCCGGCTCTACCCCGCCAGCCGGGCCGACCGGCCCAAGCAGTTCCTCTCGCTGGGGGGCGAGGGCTCCCTGCTCGCCCGGACCGTCGAACGCGTGGGGTTCGCCGACGAGGTGTACGTCTCGACCGCCGTCGAGCACGCCGAGCGCGTGCGCGAGGCGGTCCCCCGGGCGGGCGTCCTCGTGGAACCCGAGGCCAGCGACACCGGCCCGGCGCTGGTGTACGCGACCCACCGCGTTCGCGAGCAGGTGGGCGACTGCGTCGTCCTCTGCGTCCCGAGCGACCACGTCGTCTCGGGGGCATTCGAGACGACCGCCCGAACCGCCGCCCGCGCCGCAGTCGAAACCGAGGGGTTGGTGACGTTCGGCGTGGAACCGACCCGGCACGCGACAGGCTACGGATACATCGAACCCGCCGCCGGGGGCGTCGACGCCCCCGGCGGCGGGAACGGCGGGGACGGATACGCCGAGGACGGCAACACCGGGGACGGATACGCCGAGGTCGCGCAGTTCCGCGAGAAGCCCGACGCCGAGACCGCTCGGGAGTTCGTGGGGCGGGGTTTCTACTGGAACGCGGGGCTGTTCGCGTGGACCCCCGACGCCCTCCTCCGGGAGGCCCGCGAGTCGCCGCTCGCGCCGCTCGTCGCGGCGCTCGCGGCGGGCGACCCCGAGCGCGGATTCGCCGAGGTCGAACCGGTCAGCATCGACTACGCCGTCATGGAGCGCACCGACGACGCCTACGTCGTGCCCGCCGACTTCGAGTGGGACGACCTGGGGTCGTGGGACGCGATAGAGCGCGTGGTCGAGACCGACGACGCCGAGAACGCGGTTCTGGGCGACGCCGTGACCGTCGACGTGGCCGACAGCGTCGTCGCGAGCGACGGCGACACCCACGTCAGCGCGGTGGGCGTCGAGGGGTTGGTGGTCGCGGCCTACGACGACCGAGTGCTGGTCGTGCCGAAGGACGAGGCCCAGCGCGTGCGCGAGGTCGTCGCGGCGTTGCGCGAACAGGGACTGTTCTGA